The following are encoded together in the Podospora pseudopauciseta strain CBS 411.78 mitochondrion, complete sequence, whole genome shotgun sequence genome:
- the nad6 gene encoding NADH dehydrogenase subunit 6 translates to MNSNYPLFWINEILTNGFVEYILDIFSIMAFLTGIYVILTKNPIVSVLFLILLFGGISSYLNIIGLNFIGLSYIIVYIGAVSILFLFILMLINIRTSELQSNTSNSIPLTIFIGIIFSNFLFPMLPYDIVMLSNFYNNYFSEDFYTIDVNINDNNLNNLYNNVLYFMTSVTWDGSVIDFNHITAIGNIMYTIYNIWLIIASFILLLAMVGSIVITIKQRKI, encoded by the coding sequence ATGAATAGTAACTATCCTTTATTTTGAATAAACGAAATTTTAACAAATGGTTTTGTTGAATACATATTAGATATATTTTCAATAATGGCTTTTCTTACAGGAATATACGTTATTTTAACTAAAAACCCTATTGTATCCGTATTATTTTTAATACTATTATTTGGAGGTATTTCCTCTTATTTGAATATAATAGGTCTAAATTTCATAGGTTTATCATATATAATAGTATATATAGGTGCTGTATCTATATTATTTTTATTTATCTTGATGTTAATAAATATTAGAACAAGTGAACTTCAAAGTAATACTAGTAATAGTATTCCTTTAACAATATTTATTGGAATTATATTTAGTAATTTTTTATTTCCAATGTTACCTTATGATATTGTCATGTTAAGTAATTTCTATAATAACTATTTTAGCGAGGATTTTTATACAATAGATGTAAATATAAATGATAATAATTTGAATAATTTATACAATAATGTACTGTATTTTATGACTAGTGTAACATGGGATGGATCTGTAATAGACTTTAATCATATAACAGCTATAGGTAATATAATGTATACTATTTATAATATATGATTAATAATCGCTAGTTTTATACTTTTACTAGCAATGGTGGGATCAATTGTTATAACAATAAAACAAAGAAAAATTTAG
- the cox3 gene encoding cytochrome c oxidase subunit 3 — translation MTNLIRSNFQDHPFHLVSPSPWPLYTSVSLLNLATSAALSMHNFNNSYYLFFISLILVISSMAFWFRDIISEATLLGDHTLAVQKGLNLGVILFIVSEALFFLAIFWAFFHSSLTPTVELGSQWPPIGIEPINPFELPLLNTVILLSSGATVTYAHHSLIHGERKGALYGSIITILLAIIFTVFQGVEYNVSSFTISDGAFGTCFYFGTGFHGFHVIIGTIFLAVALWRIFAYHLTDNHHVGFEGGILYWHFVDVVWLFLYVSIYYWGS, via the coding sequence ATGACTAATTTAATTAGAAGTAATTTTCAAGATCATCCGTTTCATTTAGTATCTCCATCTCCATGACCCTTATATACTAGCGTTAGTTTATTAAATTTAGCTACTAGTGCTGCTTTATCTATGCATAATTTTAATAATAGTTATTATTTATTTTTTATCTCTTTAATATTAGTTATTTCATCTATGGCTTTCTGATTTAGAGATATAATATCAGAAGCTACTTTATTAGGGGATCATACATTAGCAGTACAAAAAGGATTAAATTTAGGTGTTATACTTTTTATAGTATCTGAAGCACTATTTTTTTTAGCTATATTTTGAGCTTTCTTTCACAGTTCATTGACACCTACTGTAGAATTAGGATCTCAATGACCACCTATAGGTATTGAACCTATAAATCCTTTTGAATTACCTTTACTTAATACAGTAATACTTTTATCTAGTGGTGCAACAGTAACTTACGCTCATCACTCTTTAATTCATGGGGAAAGAAAAGGAGCTTTATATGGATCTATTATTACTATATTACTAGCTATAATATTTACAGTATTCCAAGGAGTTGAGTATAATGTTTCATCTTTTACTATTAGTGATGGTGCTTTTGGTACATGTTTTTATTTTGGTACAGGTTTCCACGGGTTTCACGTGATAATTGGAACAATATTTTTAGCGGTAGCTTTATGAAGAATATTTGCTTACCATTTAACTGACAACCATCATGTAGGTTTTGAAGGTGGTATTTTATATTGACATTTTGTGGATGTAGTTTGACTTTTTTTATATGTTTCAATTTATTATTGAGGTTCTTAG
- the rps3 gene encoding ribosomal protein S3, producing the protein MNNKTPKFLSIFLAQALNKDNKKIPFKSKSEVGKRYFPPVSREWKNSIYVFNKNNIKNMPIYDLNINLLIKSFFNLYFNPKFLYNKYRSYKTRSISLNKIFASKAEVKHTNNKAVITVYVYNREKISLLKKIKKLNKNLFNLIAKFAVILYKKEGGCTRSLAASNPEDMQTSYSSDFKDLAKADNQPVALRSLQEIFKYEKTLTKSFLIKNLRLLRKYKLRLNLNKYKFEEKLLYKLKNFIVKYYNKKVEFNIVNIRSVVFHSDFFTNILLSKLKNRRANILRTMDTILNKVVLPKVNRIIEKSFHIKGIDFKLLENKYLNTKISYILRGGKLDKNLSKFLNKLFYNVMSAAATAAASHQCLNKDYLKIYEIIFNSINYKNMGGVRLEAKGRLTKRYRADRSQFKVRWKGGLKNIDSSYKGLSSINMRGFVKPNIDYSILAYKRRIGAFAVKGWVSGKS; encoded by the coding sequence ATGAATAATAAAACTCCAAAGTTTTTATCTATTTTTTTGGCGCAAGCTCTTAATAAAGATAATAAAAAAATACCTTTTAAAAGTAAATCTGAAGTAGGAAAAAGATACTTTCCCCCTGTATCTAGGGAATGAAAAAATAGTATTTATGTATTTAATAAAAATAATATAAAAAATATGCCTATTTATGATTTAAATATTAATTTATTAATTAAAAGTTTTTTTAATTTGTATTTTAATCCTAAATTTTTATATAATAAATATAGATCATATAAAACTAGAAGTATTTCATTAAATAAAATATTTGCTAGTAAGGCAGAAGTAAAACATACTAATAATAAAGCAGTTATAACTGTATATGTCTATAACAGAGAAAAAATATCTTTATTAAAAAAAATAAAAAAATTAAACAAAAATCTTTTTAATTTAATAGCTAAATTTGCAGTTATTTTATATAAGAAGGAAGGTGGCTGCACACGAAGTCTGGCTGCTTCTAATCCGGAGGATATGCAAACAAGCTATAGCTCTGATTTTAAGGATTTAGCTAAAGCTGATAACCAACCAGTAGCCCTACGAAGTCTGCAAGAAATTTTTAAATATGAAAAAACTCTAACTAAATCTTTTTTAATTAAAAACTTAAGACTTCTTAGAAAATATAAATTAAGACTAAATCTTAATAAATATAAATTTGAAGAAAAACTTTTATATAAATTGAAAAATTTTATAGTAAAATATTATAATAAGAAAGTTGAATTTAATATTGTAAATATTAGATCGGTGGTATTTCATAGTGATTTTTTCACTAATATTTTACTATCTAAATTAAAAAATAGAAGAGCTAATATATTAAGAACGATGGATACTATTTTAAATAAGGTAGTTTTACCTAAAGTAAATAGAATAATAGAAAAAAGTTTTCATATAAAAGGTATAGATTTTAAATTATTAGAAAATAAATATCTAAATACTAAAATAAGTTATATACTTAGAGGGGGCAAGCTCGATAAGAATTTATCTAAATTCTTAAATAAGTTATTTTATAACGTTATGAGTGCCGCTGCCACAGCAGCAGCTTCACACCAGTGCCTTAATAAAGATTATTTAAAAATATATGAAATAATTTTTAATTCTATAAATTATAAAAATATGGGCGGTGTAAGATTAGAAGCTAAAGGTAGATTAACTAAACGATATAGAGCAGATAGATCTCAATTTAAAGTAAGGTGGAAAGGAGGTTTGAAAAACATTGATTCTTCATATAAAGGATTATCATCTATAAATATGAGAGGTTTTGTTAAACCTAATATTGATTATTCAATACTAGCGTATAAACGTCGGATTGGTGCTTTTGCAGTAAAAGGTTGAGTGTCAGGTAAATCTTAG
- the nad2 gene encoding NADH dehydrogenase subunit 2, with translation MIFISIIGLLLSNAVTLRQDMSVNFNRIALIDLIYCILHDTMSLSIINKGIGLHGGLLHITNITLIFHIFIFFLSILILQLTSFYPRKAWIPEHSSLKDIIYQKFLNYRTKIFNKMGEHMKIIEYPLILLFVISGAVFLMSTNDLVSIFLSIELQSYGLYLLSTIYRNSELSTAGGLIYFLLGGLSSCFILLGTSLLYINSGTTSLDGLYILNSISDVKDGAADMPALTSWYKSYYLNFALLVFSIGFLFKVSAAPFHFWSPDVYDAIPTIVTTFVAIIAKISIFIFLLELVYHTNNYLSEFSWTYLLLISSLFSLIIGTVVGLTQFRIKRLLAYSTISHVGFILLALSGCSIESTQAFIFYLIQYSISNLNVFIIIITIGFSLYGYITTNKEYKDLLDKNNSPIQVISQLKGYFYINPLLSLSLAITIFSFVGIPPLVGFFAKQMVLSAALDNGYIFLTLIAILTSVIGAVYYLNIIKKIFFYLPDHSINPSIGEFLFKKGLIFEAGDFKGRITLISSPFSITISIITLVILLFIFMNKEWLSMGTILVQVLFSN, from the coding sequence ATGATATTTATAAGTATAATAGGATTATTACTGTCGAATGCCGTTACTTTAAGGCAGGATATGTCGGTTAACTTCAACCGAATTGCTCTTATAGATTTGATTTATTGTATTTTACATGATACAATGAGTTTGTCTATAATTAATAAAGGTATTGGGCTACATGGAGGTTTATTACATATTACTAATATAACATTAATATTTCATATATTTATTTTTTTTTTAAGTATATTAATATTACAATTAACGAGTTTCTACCCCCGAAAAGCCTGAATACCTGAACATTCATCATTAAAAGATATAATTTATCAAAAATTTTTAAATTATAGAACCAAAATTTTTAATAAAATGGGGGAACATATGAAAATTATCGAATATCCTTTAATATTATTATTTGTTATCAGTGGAGCAGTCTTTTTAATGTCTACGAATGATTTAGTTTCTATATTTCTTTCTATTGAATTGCAAAGTTATGGCTTGTATTTATTAAGTACTATTTATAGAAATTCTGAATTATCTACAGCAGGGGGTTTAATTTATTTTTTATTAGGTGGTTTAAGCTCGTGCTTTATTTTATTAGGTACAAGTTTATTATATATTAATTCTGGTACTACAAGTCTGGATGGGCTTTATATACTTAATAGTATAAGTGATGTAAAAGATGGTGCTGCGGATATGCCTGCTTTAACTTCATGGTATAAATCATATTATTTAAATTTTGCTTTACTAGTATTTAGTATAGGGTTTTTATTTAAAGTAAGTGCAGCACCTTTTCATTTTTGATCTCCTGACGTATATGATGCTATACCCACTATAGTTACAACATTTGTGGCTATAATAGCTAAAATTTCTATTTTTATATTTTTGTTAGAATTAGTTTATCATACAAATAATTATTTATCAGAATTTAGTTGAACATACCTTTTATTAATAAGTTCTCTTTTTTCATTAATAATTGGAACTGTTGTTGGTTTGACACAATTTAGAATTAAGAGATTACTTGCGTACAGTACTATCTCTCATGTAGGTTTTATATTATTAGCTTTAAGTGGTTGTAGTATAGAATCAACACAAGCTTTTATATTTTATTTAATACAATATTCTATAAGTAATTTAAATGTGTTTATTATAATAATTACTATAGGGTTTTCTTTATATGGTTATATAACAACAAATAAAGAATATAAAGATTTATTAGATAAAAATAACTCTCCAATACAAGTAATTAGCCAATTAAAAGGGTATTTCTATATAAATCCTTTATTATCTTTAAGTTTAGCTATCACAATTTTCTCTTTTGTGGGTATACCACCTCTAGTAGGGTTTTTTGCCAAACAGATGGTATTAAGTGCTGCTTTAGATAATGGTTATATTTTCTTAACTTTAATTGCAATACTTACTAGTGTAATTGGTGCAGTTTATTACTTAAATATAATAAAAAAAATTTTTTTCTATTTACCTGATCATAGTATAAATCCTTCTATAGGTGAATTTTTATTTAAAAAGGGTTTAATCTTTGAAGCTGGGGATTTTAAGGGTAGAATTACACTTATATCTAGCCCTTTTTCTATTACAATTTCTATAATTACATTGGTAATATTATTATTTATATTTATGAATAAAGAATGATTAAGTATGGGTACCATATTGGTACAAGTTTTATTTAGTAATTAA
- the nad3 gene encoding NADH dehydrogenase subunit 3: protein MSSMTLFILFVSIIALLFLFINLIFAPHNPYQEKYSIFECGFHSFLGQNRTQFGVKFFIFALVYLLLDLEILLTFPFAVSEYVNNIYGLIILLGFITIITIGFVYELGKSALKIDSRQVITMTRFNYSSTIEYLGKI from the exons ATGAGTAGTATGACATTATTTATTTTATTTGTATCTATAATTGCTTTACTTTTTTTATTTATTAATTTAATATTTGCTCCTCATAATCCT TATCAAGAGAAGTATAGCATATTTGAATGTGGTTTTCATAGTTTTTTAGGGCAAAATAGAACACAATTTGGTGTTAAATTTTTTATTTTCGCTTTAGTATACTTATTATTAGATTTAGAAATATTATTAACTTTTCCTTTTGCTGTTAGTGAATATGTCAATAATATTTACGGTTTAATTATATTATTAGGGTTTATAACTATTATAACTATAGGTTTTGTTTATGAATTAGGTAAAAGTGCATTGAAAATTGATAGTAGACAGGTAATAACTATGACAAGGTTTAATTATTCTTCAACAATAGAGTATTTAGGTAAAATATAA